The Nocardioides sp. cx-173 genome segment CACCCAGCTCGCCGACTACCTCGGGGTGGTGCCCACCTGGACCGACTCGACCTTCGCCGGCGGCAGCGCCTTCGAGATGTTCGTGGCCCGGGCCGCGCAGGCGATCGCCGCGGGCCAGTGCCGCACGGTGGTGATCAGCTTCGCCTCGAACCAGCGCTCGGCACGCTCCCGACGGCTGGGCGGCGTCCATGAGCCGTGGCTGCCCGAGGCGCAGTTCGAGGAGCCCTACGACGTGCTCTACCCGCTGTCGTACTACGCGATGGCGGCGCAGGCCTACCTGCACCGCTACGGCGGCACCCGCGAGCAGCTCGCGGAGGTCGCGGTGGCCGCCCGCGAGTGGGCGCTGCTCAACCCGCAGGCGTTCCGCTACGGCGCGGGCCCGCTCAGCGTCGAGGACGTCGTCGGCTCCACGATGATCTCCAGCCCGCTGACCGCCGCCGACTGCTGCCTGGTCACCGACGGCGGGGGAGCGGTCGTCCTCACCTCCCTCGAGCGGGCACGCGACCTGCGGCGGCGGCCCGTCGAGGTGCTCGGCTACGGCGAGCGCACGACCAACTCCTCCTTCACCTCCGTCGACGACCTCGCCGTCCCGGGCGCGCGGGGCTCGGTGCAGGACGCCTACGCGCGGGCGGGCATCACGGCCGCCGACCTCGACCTGGCCCAGGTCTACGACTCGTTCACGATCACCGCCGCCCTCAGCGTGGAGGCGCTCGGGCTCTGCGGTCCGGGTGAGGCCCTCGAGTACATCCAGGGCGGCACCATCCGCCCCGGCGGTGCGCTGCCGCTGAACACCAGCGGCG includes the following:
- a CDS encoding acetyl-CoA acetyltransferase, with product MSVRGRTGVAVVGAAECDLGVTDSSVLTLQTQAVTRALADAGLGLADVDGIAATGVGRFSATQLADYLGVVPTWTDSTFAGGSAFEMFVARAAQAIAAGQCRTVVISFASNQRSARSRRLGGVHEPWLPEAQFEEPYDVLYPLSYYAMAAQAYLHRYGGTREQLAEVAVAAREWALLNPQAFRYGAGPLSVEDVVGSTMISSPLTAADCCLVTDGGGAVVLTSLERARDLRRRPVEVLGYGERTTNSSFTSVDDLAVPGARGSVQDAYARAGITAADLDLAQVYDSFTITAALSVEALGLCGPGEALEYIQGGTIRPGGALPLNTSGGGLSYCHPGQYGVLLLVEAVRQLRGECGARQVPGAEVAVAHGTGGILSTHATVVLGAQR